GTTTAAATCTAATTCTACATTAGAATTAAATTTGAGTTGAGGATTTAACCCTAGGGGATTGTCTGGGGAACCGGGTTGATCTTTGCTTCCGGGTAAATTGGATAATTTTATCGGTTCGGTGGCAAATGTCCAAGCAATATCCTGGTCTAATTGATGTTGGTTTAAATCGGTTAATCCTTTTTTGATGGTGACTTGTAAACGAGTGGCTAAGGGTAAAGCTTTATCGGCTTGAAATCCAACCATTTTTGGGGTTAAAAACCGAAATTCACCGGGTATTTTAGGAGTAATCTCAAAGTTGTTTAAAAGTTGTTTTTGTCCTGAACCATCTAAGTTTTCAAGCGGAATTAAAGGATCTTTAAAAATAACATGAATTTGGCTTAATTCTGGACTCTCACCCAAGGGATTAATAGCTTCAATCCAGTTCGGAAGTTGGGGTTTAGGTAAATCCGCTACCAGTGGGATGACTTCGCTAACAGGTGAATGACTGATGATGCGACATCCCACCAAAGTTAAGATAAACAGAAAAACGAAGATAAACCGCCTCCGAATTTGGCGGAATTGGGTAAAATTTCTCATCGTCTTTAATTATGATACTTCCTTTTGTAATAACAGATATTTTAATCAAAATTCCAGAAAATTCCAGAAGATTTAATTTTCGTTTTTGTTTAGGGGTTCAGGGGTGCAAAGTGACCGGATTCCGAATTAAAACTGTTACAAAAATTAACAGAAATTAGAGATGAGTTTGTTAATTGAAGGTATCTCTGTTCAAAATATTATGCTATAATATCTCAATTAATTTTATAATTCTATTTTCAAAATCGCTATGGAAACCAATATTCTGACTTTACCTCCCATTTTAACATTAAAACTCGATTTAACTCAGGAACAATTTTGGCAATTGTGTCAAGAAAATCATAATTTTCAATTTGAACGCACGGCTACAGGAGAATTAATTATTATGCCCCCAACAGGAGGAAATACAGGGAAACGGAATGCTGATTTAATTTTTCAACTTCTAGCTTGGAAACGCCAGAATAATTTAGGTGAAGTCTTCGATTCTAATACGGGTTTTACCCTTCCCAATGGTGCTGACCGTTCTCCTGATGCGTCTTGGGTGAGTCGGGAACGTTGGGAGGCGTTAACACCTGAACAACAGGATAAATTTGTACCGTTGTGCCCTGATTTTGTGGTGGAGTTAATGTCTCCGAGTGATCGTTTAGAAAAAACTCGTCAAAAAATGCAAGAATATCAAGAGAATGGGGCAAAATTAGGCTGGTTAATTAATCGTAAACAGCAACAAATTGAAATTTATCGTTGGCATCAAGCGGTAGAAATTTTAGAACATCCCA
This genomic window from Planktothrix serta PCC 8927 contains:
- a CDS encoding Uma2 family endonuclease is translated as METNILTLPPILTLKLDLTQEQFWQLCQENHNFQFERTATGELIIMPPTGGNTGKRNADLIFQLLAWKRQNNLGEVFDSNTGFTLPNGADRSPDASWVSRERWEALTPEQQDKFVPLCPDFVVELMSPSDRLEKTRQKMQEYQENGAKLGWLINRKQQQIEIYRWHQAVEILEHPNQISGEDVLPGFVLDLTSIW